The following proteins are encoded in a genomic region of Magnolia sinica isolate HGM2019 chromosome 1, MsV1, whole genome shotgun sequence:
- the LOC131239943 gene encoding uncharacterized protein LOC131239943 translates to MQDPDINLKRRKQIALNLAAAFAGGAYYMTYMGKKVRQTPAHSGATYVEEILQGHPTRFREVCRMELPAFKKLCDILRRKRLLQNTAGVNVEEQLAMFLFTVGHNASNRQVQKRFHHSGETVSRHFNNTLNALTHLSARYICLPPPNIPPEIHDQPDFFPYFKDCIGAIDGTCILSQNVMAACSFDSRFTYVLAGWEDSIEDSTVLEAALSTDFQVPEGKYYLVDADYGNSPGFISPYPGIRYHQKDFAHGQPGPRNEREIFNYRHSSLQNSIERAFSVLKKRFQILTAATSYPIDSQVKLVLAMCTLHNYIHTVAGGEDWLYVEYDSENQYPPAEEEDKEEEDELSETEAWEEPYAVRRAPADVLRDKIARDMWVDYCRDE, encoded by the exons ATGCAAGACCCCGATATCAATTTAAAACGGAGGAAGCAAATTGCCCTGAACTTGGCAGCCGCATTCGCCGGTGGTGCATATTATATGACGTACATGGGAAAGAAGGTCCGCCAGACCCCAGCCCATAGTGGCGCTACCTATGTGGAGGAGATCCTTCAAGGTCATCCAACACGTTTCCGTGAGGTTTGCCGCATGGAGCTGCCCGCCTTCAAAAAGCTTTGTGACATTCTTCGACGGAAACGTCTCCTACAAAATACCGCCGGCGTCAATGTTGAAGAGCAACTGGCAATGTTTCTATTCACCGTTGGCCACAATGCAAGCAATCGCCAAGTCCAGAAGCGGTTCCATCACTCGGGAGAAACTGTCAGTCGTCATTTCAACAACACGCTTAATGCATTAACCCATCTCTCAGCTCGTTATATCTGTCTTCCTCCGCCGAATATCCCTCCTGAAATACATGATCAACCCGATTTCTTCCCTTACTTCAAG GACTGCATTGGAGCTATCGATGGCACATGCATTCTTTCACAAAATGTGATGGCTGCTTGCTCATTTGATTCACGATTTACATACGTCCTTGCTGGCTGGGAGGATTCCATCGAGGATTCGACAGTTTTGGAAGCAGCATTAAGTACAGACTTCCAAGTCCCAGAAG GTAAATACTACTTGGTTGATGCGGATTATGGCAATTCTCCGGGATTCATTTCTCCATATCCAGGCATACGCTACCACCAAAAGGACTTTGCGCATGGACAACCAGGTCCACGGAATGAAAGGGAGATCTTTAACTATCGTCATTCATCTCTACAGAATTCAATCGAGCGGGCATTCAGTGTCTTGAAGAAACGATTCCAAATATTAACCGCAGCGACTTCCTATCCGATCGATTCCCAAGTCAAATTAGTCCTTGCCATGTGCACTTTGCACAATTACATCCACACTGTGGCCGGTGGTGAAGATTGGCTTTATGTGGAATATGACTCTGAGAACCAATATCCACCTGCCGAAGAGGAGGACAAAGAGGAGGAGGACGAACTCTCAGAAACAGAGGCCTGGGAGGAACCTTATGCTGTAAGAAGGGCTCCCGCCGATGTTTTGCGAGATAAGATTGCAAGAGATATGTGGGTGGATTATTGCCGTGATGAGTGA